A stretch of Fundicoccus culcitae DNA encodes these proteins:
- a CDS encoding PTS sugar transporter subunit IIB encodes MYKFLAVCGFGVGSSMVLKMTVEKVCKERGVECKVENTDLSSAKATKDIDAIFTSKELGDELKRTTNVPVFPIKRYMDQAEVGAAIDDFINSKSK; translated from the coding sequence ATGTATAAATTTTTAGCAGTATGTGGTTTTGGTGTAGGATCTTCTATGGTTTTGAAAATGACTGTAGAGAAAGTGTGTAAAGAGAGAGGTGTGGAATGTAAAGTTGAAAATACTGATTTAAGTTCTGCTAAAGCGACTAAAGACATAGATGCAATTTTTACTAGTAAAGAATTAGGTGATGAATTAAAGAGGACAACAAATGTACCTGTTTTTCCTATTAAACGATACATGGATCAAGCAGAAGTAGGCGCAGCAATTGATGACTTTATTAATAGTAAAAGTAAATAA
- a CDS encoding DUF3427 domain-containing protein has protein sequence MYTLVNNTTKLNLLDVITQSIEECHRFYFNVAFVSYSGVQLLLDSLQIAKEKGIPGKLITGTYLNYTDPKAVRKLMDFDNLDVRIFQATETQGFHPKAYIFEYDTYYKVIIGSSNLTNYALKSNIEWNLQVIAKESDEKNDFLSYLKESFNNIWDQCESDTHEFLLDYEKFYTEVHKGDMIEDPPSRQIYTFPLQTRLKPNSMQLKAVDALEALRENGAERALAVAATGTGKTYMAAFDVKRVAPNKMLFIVHRDVILTKAIESFTRILNISSEEISLFNGVNEYRNATYVFSTNIMMSNHYKKFDPYEFDYIIIDEAHHATSSTYQKIINYFKPQFLLGMTATPERPDEGNVFDVFDNNLAIDVRLREALSEGLLVPFHYYGITDQSEIDLSDEYLSPEQIAEKLNITSRVDFIIDRMNFYGFDGKKLKSIGFCVTKKHAEFMATEFNKRGIPAVYLTDKSSRKERLKQIKLLEDDNQPLNIIFTVGLFNEGVDIPSVNQILMLRPTESPIIFTQQLGRGLRKHYSKGFLTILDFIGNYSKSFLIAIALYGSRSVNKKEIKHAVKHDFRSIPGPSNIRMDKIAKEQILNQLENENFYSLKYLKEDYSTFKSAFNGRIPWYLQNYLLLEGAPDPVLFFSESISANKSDNYYQFLSKVEKNNSQILKIISDKDFMTIYSTYSGFLPVKRPHDLAILELALTTNSFTLEVALKNVEKYVEGDQLDSTLHALEMFELRYPNHNKKYNFITLTKGNDDTYLFNEQLTKIIKNPTYHTILSDLIHYGLLRYQLEQGKTNYGTPFLKLYSEYSLQDLTYVLNFRKPFRALTGKGVTLFDKDSKSYCLIINLHKEEEISERIKYKDKFINQEHFQWESPNSASPETPLGKKLIYNLDYGVTLHLFVRKYSTINNVTQRYTYIGTADAISHRNEKPIEIQLALHNKMPIDLYQEFEPEKAEF, from the coding sequence ATGTATACATTAGTTAATAATACTACTAAACTGAATTTATTAGATGTAATAACACAATCCATTGAAGAATGTCACCGTTTCTATTTTAATGTTGCATTCGTTAGTTACTCAGGAGTCCAATTACTATTGGATAGTTTACAAATAGCGAAAGAAAAAGGGATACCTGGCAAGCTGATTACAGGAACTTATTTAAATTATACTGATCCAAAAGCTGTTCGTAAATTAATGGACTTTGATAACTTAGATGTTCGAATCTTTCAAGCAACTGAAACACAAGGATTTCATCCAAAAGCATATATCTTTGAATATGATACTTATTATAAAGTTATTATTGGATCATCTAATTTAACAAACTACGCATTGAAAAGTAATATTGAATGGAACTTACAAGTTATTGCTAAAGAAAGTGATGAGAAAAATGATTTTTTGTCATATTTAAAAGAGAGCTTCAATAATATTTGGGACCAATGTGAATCTGATACACATGAGTTTTTATTAGATTATGAAAAATTTTATACTGAGGTTCATAAAGGTGACATGATAGAAGATCCACCTAGCAGACAAATTTATACATTCCCCTTACAGACACGATTAAAACCTAATTCCATGCAATTAAAAGCAGTAGATGCATTAGAAGCCTTACGCGAAAATGGAGCTGAACGAGCTTTAGCTGTAGCGGCAACTGGTACAGGGAAAACCTATATGGCTGCTTTTGATGTTAAAAGAGTTGCACCGAATAAAATGTTATTCATTGTTCACCGTGATGTTATTTTAACAAAAGCTATTGAATCTTTTACAAGAATTTTAAATATATCAAGCGAAGAAATATCCTTATTTAATGGTGTTAATGAATATCGAAATGCTACCTATGTTTTCTCAACAAACATTATGATGAGTAATCATTATAAAAAGTTTGACCCTTATGAATTTGATTATATTATTATTGATGAGGCACACCATGCCACGAGTTCAACTTATCAGAAAATTATTAATTATTTTAAGCCACAATTTTTATTAGGAATGACAGCAACTCCAGAACGCCCTGATGAAGGAAATGTTTTTGACGTTTTTGATAATAATCTAGCCATTGATGTGCGTTTAAGAGAAGCCTTATCAGAAGGATTACTCGTACCTTTTCATTATTATGGTATTACAGATCAATCAGAGATCGATCTGAGCGATGAATATTTAAGTCCAGAGCAAATTGCAGAAAAATTAAATATCACTAGTAGAGTAGATTTTATTATAGACCGTATGAATTTTTATGGATTTGATGGAAAAAAACTAAAATCTATAGGATTTTGTGTTACTAAAAAACATGCTGAATTTATGGCAACTGAATTTAATAAACGTGGCATTCCTGCAGTTTATTTAACTGATAAATCCTCTAGAAAAGAAAGACTTAAACAAATTAAACTACTTGAAGATGATAATCAACCATTAAATATTATTTTTACAGTTGGATTGTTCAATGAAGGAGTTGACATTCCGAGTGTAAATCAAATATTAATGTTACGTCCTACGGAATCACCGATTATTTTCACACAACAATTAGGAAGAGGTTTACGTAAACATTATTCAAAAGGTTTCTTAACTATTTTAGATTTTATTGGAAATTATAGCAAATCATTTTTAATCGCAATAGCCTTATATGGTTCGCGTTCTGTAAATAAGAAAGAGATTAAGCATGCTGTTAAACATGATTTCAGAAGCATACCTGGTCCATCAAATATCCGAATGGATAAAATAGCCAAAGAACAAATCTTAAATCAACTAGAAAATGAAAATTTTTACTCTCTAAAATATTTAAAAGAGGATTATTCTACTTTTAAAAGTGCATTTAATGGAAGAATTCCTTGGTATTTACAAAATTATCTACTTTTAGAAGGAGCACCTGATCCAGTACTTTTTTTTAGTGAATCAATTTCAGCTAACAAATCAGATAATTATTATCAATTTTTATCAAAAGTAGAAAAAAATAATAGTCAAATTTTAAAAATAATTTCTGATAAAGATTTTATGACAATTTATTCAACTTATTCAGGCTTTTTACCAGTGAAAAGACCTCATGATTTAGCAATACTAGAATTAGCATTAACAACAAATTCGTTCACACTTGAAGTTGCACTTAAAAATGTGGAAAAATACGTTGAAGGCGATCAGTTAGATTCTACATTACATGCATTAGAAATGTTTGAATTACGATATCCAAATCATAATAAAAAATATAACTTTATAACTTTAACTAAAGGTAATGATGATACATATTTATTTAATGAACAACTAACAAAAATTATTAAGAATCCTACTTATCACACTATCCTTAGTGACCTAATTCACTATGGGTTATTGCGCTACCAATTAGAACAAGGAAAAACAAATTACGGTACTCCATTTTTAAAACTGTATTCTGAATATAGTTTACAAGATTTAACATATGTATTGAACTTCAGAAAACCATTTAGAGCCCTTACAGGAAAAGGTGTAACTCTATTTGATAAAGACTCGAAATCGTATTGTCTAATAATTAATCTACATAAAGAAGAAGAAATAAGCGAAAGAATAAAATACAAAGATAAGTTTATTAATCAAGAACACTTTCAATGGGAAAGTCCTAATTCAGCATCACCAGAAACTCCTTTAGGAAAAAAACTAATATACAATCTCGATTATGGAGTAACTCTCCATTTATTTGTCAGAAAATACAGCACTATTAATAATGTAACTCAAAGATATACTTATATCGGAACCGCTGATGCCATTAGTCATCGAAACGAGAAACCGATTGAAATCCAGTTAGCGTTACATAATAAGATGCCAATTGATTTGTATCAGGAGTTTGAGCCGGAGAAGGCTGAGTTTTAA
- a CDS encoding ROK family protein, whose product MLGAIEAGGTKFVCAVGDHDFKIIEKVSFPTTNPQETMQYVFNFFDKYKKALEGISIGSFGPIDIDKNSETYGFITNTPKIGWKNYNFLGEILLRYNLPTYWTTDVNASVYGEYVLGSGKNLKNIVYYTIGTGVGGGVIYDGKLIEGYSHLELGHQLVNRHAKDKYSGNCMFHENCLEGMASGPSIENRFGIKGNNLDATDNFWDIEAYYIAQSAYNSTLFYAPEAIIYGGGVMKQDHLIKKVKKEFVKLLNGYRPIPSIDDYILSPKLGDEAAIIGCLALAKKLIVQE is encoded by the coding sequence GTGTTAGGAGCAATTGAGGCAGGTGGGACAAAGTTTGTTTGTGCAGTTGGAGACCATGATTTTAAAATAATAGAAAAGGTGAGTTTTCCAACTACAAATCCTCAGGAAACTATGCAATATGTCTTTAATTTTTTTGATAAATACAAGAAAGCATTGGAAGGAATATCAATTGGTTCATTTGGACCAATTGATATAGATAAAAATTCTGAGACTTATGGTTTTATTACTAATACACCAAAAATCGGGTGGAAAAATTACAATTTTTTAGGCGAAATATTATTAAGATACAACCTTCCAACGTATTGGACTACTGACGTTAATGCATCAGTCTATGGTGAATATGTTTTAGGATCAGGAAAGAATCTAAAAAATATCGTATATTATACTATTGGCACCGGAGTTGGTGGTGGGGTTATATATGATGGGAAACTAATTGAGGGATATTCACATTTAGAATTAGGTCACCAATTAGTTAATAGACACGCAAAGGATAAATATAGTGGAAATTGTATGTTCCATGAAAATTGTTTAGAAGGGATGGCTTCAGGTCCTTCAATTGAAAATAGATTTGGTATAAAGGGAAATAACCTAGATGCAACTGATAATTTTTGGGACATCGAAGCATATTATATTGCCCAGAGTGCTTATAATTCTACTTTATTTTATGCTCCAGAAGCAATAATTTATGGTGGAGGAGTAATGAAACAAGACCACTTAATAAAAAAAGTTAAAAAAGAATTTGTAAAATTATTGAATGGTTATCGACCAATTCCTTCAATTGATGATTATATCCTGTCGCCAAAATTAGGTGATGAAGCTGCAATTATTGGATGCTTAGCATTAGCTAAAAAGTTAATAGTTCAAGAGTAA
- a CDS encoding NAD(P)-binding domain-containing protein: protein MIGFIGLGIMGHPMAKRLVEAGFNVVVSDLDENKVEDLISIGAIRGNNRVIANKCELVILMLPSYESSIDVLFGDNGLISSENNIVKYICNMASISPGESIEISDMLKEVGIEYIDGPVSGGEAGATSGSLAIMVGGNEGVLQKFEKYLKHLSSSITLCGSIGAGSSVKLANQVIVNGTISIIAESFNMLEKSNIDVTIAYDAIKNGLASSKVLDRMIPFLVSREFKAGGTLSINYKDINNIIKTADNKLISVPHSVIVKDQMKTLINRGESQSDHTVLIKYYELINS from the coding sequence ATGATTGGATTTATTGGATTAGGAATAATGGGACATCCAATGGCAAAAAGACTTGTAGAGGCAGGGTTTAACGTCGTAGTTTCAGACTTAGATGAAAATAAAGTAGAAGATTTGATTTCAATTGGTGCGATTAGAGGGAATAATAGAGTAATTGCGAATAAATGTGAATTAGTAATTTTAATGCTTCCTTCTTATGAAAGTAGTATTGATGTGCTTTTTGGTGATAATGGTTTAATTTCATCAGAAAATAATATAGTCAAGTATATTTGCAACATGGCTTCTATAAGTCCAGGTGAATCGATAGAAATATCAGATATGTTAAAAGAAGTGGGTATTGAATATATTGATGGACCAGTAAGTGGGGGAGAAGCTGGAGCAACAAGTGGTTCTTTAGCAATAATGGTAGGTGGGAATGAAGGAGTTTTACAAAAATTCGAAAAGTACTTGAAACACCTTTCTTCAAGTATTACATTGTGTGGCTCAATTGGTGCAGGTTCCTCAGTTAAATTAGCTAATCAAGTAATCGTAAATGGAACTATATCTATAATTGCAGAATCTTTCAACATGTTAGAAAAATCAAATATTGATGTAACCATTGCATATGATGCGATAAAAAATGGTTTAGCATCTAGTAAAGTGTTAGATCGAATGATCCCATTTTTAGTTTCTAGAGAATTTAAAGCTGGAGGAACTCTTTCTATAAACTATAAAGATATTAATAATATTATTAAAACTGCTGATAATAAACTGATATCAGTACCTCACTCAGTAATAGTTAAAGACCAAATGAAAACTTTAATTAATAGAGGTGAATCGCAGTCAGATCATACTGTTTTAATCAAATACTATGAACTAATTAATAGTTAG
- a CDS encoding SIS domain-containing protein translates to MTFEYFDKVRDILKTVELEEKDVMNRVSDLLSKTIEEKRSIFIFGASHAGILTQELFYRAGGLMTINPIFGESVIVNVSPITHTSKMERLEGYGTLLANKTKFKKEDVLILHSVSGRNPVTIELAIEAKKLGVKTICLTSIAYSKTVSSRHSSGKNLYEYCDFVIDNHGEIGDGTCSIPNVEQKVGPTSTVIGAAILNSIVVETVRKLKENGMKTPPIFYSANLDDGDALNQQLFEEYQDSIHYEY, encoded by the coding sequence ATGACATTTGAATATTTTGATAAAGTAAGAGATATTTTGAAAACAGTTGAATTAGAAGAAAAAGATGTAATGAATAGAGTTAGTGATCTATTATCTAAAACAATTGAAGAAAAAAGATCTATTTTCATATTCGGTGCAAGTCATGCAGGAATATTAACACAAGAATTATTTTATCGTGCTGGAGGACTTATGACCATTAATCCTATTTTTGGTGAATCTGTTATAGTTAATGTTAGTCCTATTACTCATACTTCTAAGATGGAACGATTAGAAGGATATGGAACTTTATTAGCAAATAAAACAAAATTTAAAAAAGAAGATGTATTGATTTTACATTCTGTTTCTGGGCGAAATCCAGTCACTATTGAATTAGCTATAGAAGCGAAAAAATTAGGAGTAAAAACAATTTGTCTAACTAGTATAGCATACTCGAAGACCGTTAGTTCACGTCATTCTTCTGGAAAAAATCTTTATGAATATTGTGATTTTGTAATTGATAATCATGGAGAAATTGGTGATGGAACTTGTTCAATTCCAAATGTTGAACAAAAAGTGGGTCCTACTTCAACAGTTATTGGAGCTGCGATTTTAAATTCAATAGTTGTTGAAACAGTGAGAAAATTAAAGGAAAATGGAATGAAAACACCACCTATATTTTACAGTGCTAATTTAGATGATGGTGATGCCTTGAATCAACAATTATTTGAAGAATATCAAGACTCTATTCATTATGAGTATTAG
- a CDS encoding (deoxy)nucleoside triphosphate pyrophosphohydrolase: MKKEIQVVGAVIQSDNLIFCAQRGPGKSLAELWEFPGGKIEAGETDREALEREIKEELQCQIKVLDKITTNRYEYDFGFVNLTTFNCLLIDGQPKLTEHIDVKWLPINQLKTLNWAPADIPTIDILLNEN; the protein is encoded by the coding sequence ATGAAGAAAGAAATCCAAGTAGTCGGGGCCGTTATCCAATCAGATAACCTGATTTTTTGCGCTCAAAGAGGTCCTGGAAAATCATTAGCCGAATTATGGGAATTTCCTGGTGGAAAAATTGAAGCTGGAGAAACCGATAGAGAAGCTCTTGAAAGAGAAATAAAAGAAGAATTACAATGTCAGATTAAAGTGTTGGATAAAATAACAACTAATAGATATGAATATGATTTTGGGTTTGTCAATCTAACTACCTTTAACTGTCTCTTGATTGATGGGCAACCTAAGTTAACAGAACATATAGACGTAAAGTGGTTACCAATCAATCAATTAAAAACACTTAATTGGGCACCAGCTGATATACCAACCATTGATATTTTATTAAATGAAAACTAG
- a CDS encoding PTS sugar transporter subunit IIA, whose amino-acid sequence MIKIIRELLPKSRMQHKQSVANWMEAVQIASAPLLDEGFIEEEYINAMIESVNTNGPYIVLKDYFALPHAQAGKGVQKKGMSLLTLEQPVDLKGNPIKNFLVLAAIDSNSHLEALSDLSNLLMNDDIYEVFIAGDISKIDTILESMVD is encoded by the coding sequence ATGATTAAAATTATAAGAGAATTATTGCCAAAAAGTAGAATGCAGCATAAGCAATCTGTTGCCAATTGGATGGAAGCTGTACAAATCGCAAGTGCCCCCTTACTTGATGAAGGATTTATTGAGGAAGAATATATAAATGCGATGATTGAAAGTGTGAATACTAATGGGCCATATATTGTACTAAAAGATTATTTTGCTCTACCGCATGCCCAAGCAGGAAAGGGCGTGCAAAAAAAAGGAATGTCACTTTTAACTTTAGAACAACCAGTAGATTTAAAAGGAAATCCAATAAAAAATTTTTTGGTCTTAGCAGCAATAGACTCAAATTCGCATTTAGAAGCATTATCAGATTTATCAAATTTGCTAATGAATGATGATATTTATGAAGTTTTTATTGCTGGAGATATAAGCAAAATCGATACGATATTAGAAAGTATGGTGGATTAA
- a CDS encoding PTS ascorbate transporter subunit IIC, with protein sequence MNILGFFTDNILRNPPILLGLIAALGLILQRKSISEILEGSMSAAFGMFIIDAGVGIIVGSIAPINGAFQQGLTEEAQVGSVLTDVTFTEIHGGEVGLAMFFGLILHLLIARFTPVKTIFLTGHMLWWFPFIFVAAGVEAGLTGWILIIFGAVFSALYWSFMPWIMRKFIWDVTEDESFLIGHPTGMLSIISGLVARKLGNKEKSTEDVRVPESLSFFRNTSVMGALVIFLMYLIIAIFLPIVVPEGQNTFFYAVTQGITFGSGLLVMLYGVRLLINQIVPAFQGISEKLIPGAIPAFDVPILFNYKPNAVIIGFVVAMITSTILIVIANTFNLFGVLLIPLVVTSFFEIGGAAVVGEGQGGLKGSIIGTIVASFVMVLLMGISVIVFNDTIRDWLLIFGGNDFSLFGPIAKWIGDLLAGILQ encoded by the coding sequence ATGAATATACTAGGTTTTTTTACTGATAATATTTTACGCAACCCACCAATATTATTAGGATTAATTGCAGCGTTAGGGTTAATTCTTCAACGGAAAAGTATTTCTGAAATTCTTGAAGGTTCAATGAGTGCAGCGTTTGGAATGTTTATAATCGATGCAGGTGTAGGGATTATTGTTGGTTCAATTGCACCTATAAATGGAGCTTTTCAGCAAGGATTGACTGAAGAAGCACAAGTTGGTTCTGTATTAACTGATGTAACCTTTACTGAAATTCATGGTGGTGAAGTTGGTTTAGCGATGTTCTTTGGTTTAATACTACACTTACTTATTGCACGATTTACCCCTGTTAAAACAATATTTCTAACAGGCCATATGTTGTGGTGGTTCCCATTCATTTTTGTAGCTGCTGGAGTTGAAGCGGGGCTAACAGGGTGGATTCTAATCATATTTGGTGCTGTATTTTCTGCTTTATACTGGTCTTTCATGCCTTGGATTATGCGGAAATTTATTTGGGATGTAACTGAAGATGAGTCGTTTTTAATTGGACATCCGACTGGAATGTTAAGTATTATTTCTGGTTTAGTTGCACGTAAACTTGGGAATAAAGAGAAATCAACAGAAGATGTAAGGGTTCCAGAGAGTTTATCTTTCTTTAGAAATACTTCAGTTATGGGTGCTCTAGTTATTTTCTTAATGTATTTAATTATTGCAATTTTCTTACCGATAGTTGTTCCAGAAGGTCAAAATACATTCTTTTATGCAGTAACACAAGGAATTACTTTTGGTTCAGGTTTGCTAGTAATGTTATATGGTGTACGCTTATTAATTAATCAAATTGTTCCAGCTTTCCAAGGTATATCAGAAAAACTTATTCCTGGAGCAATCCCTGCGTTTGATGTTCCTATTCTGTTTAATTATAAACCAAACGCTGTAATAATTGGGTTTGTAGTTGCAATGATTACATCAACGATTCTGATTGTTATAGCAAATACATTTAATCTTTTCGGTGTATTGCTGATTCCATTAGTTGTTACTTCTTTCTTTGAAATAGGGGGAGCTGCAGTAGTTGGTGAAGGTCAAGGTGGACTTAAAGGCTCTATAATTGGGACAATAGTAGCTTCATTTGTTATGGTGCTTTTAATGGGAATATCCGTTATAGTGTTTAATGATACTATCAGAGATTGGTTATTAATTTTTGGTGGTAATGACTTTTCATTATTTGGACCGATTGCTAAATGGATAGGTGATTTACTTGCGGGGATTTTACAATGA
- a CDS encoding GntR family transcriptional regulator, giving the protein MTENFKDKAISLLLEKINNQELDYNTIYSATELSKEFGISRTPMRDAINLLSEQSVVDIVPNKGFRLHKFTESDVLDTYHVRVAVECYQSQILAKNISPILIKKIQESLNKQDIILNTGKNINDFVKEDLNFHFLIVSSNQNKMMISIFEKYSYIVRFLASHAYYYDDRMDSALSEHKKIYEAIKNKDPNKAYLSMLSHLDIPYNLNMSTIKKLFNT; this is encoded by the coding sequence ATGACTGAAAATTTTAAAGACAAAGCTATAAGTCTTTTATTAGAAAAAATTAATAATCAAGAACTAGATTATAATACTATATATTCTGCAACAGAATTATCTAAAGAATTTGGAATTTCAAGAACTCCTATGCGTGATGCTATTAATCTATTATCAGAACAATCCGTGGTAGATATTGTTCCTAATAAAGGGTTTAGACTGCATAAATTTACTGAATCTGATGTATTAGATACCTATCATGTAAGAGTTGCTGTTGAATGTTACCAATCACAAATTTTAGCCAAAAATATTTCTCCTATTCTTATTAAAAAAATTCAGGAATCCTTAAATAAACAAGATATTATATTAAATACTGGAAAAAATATAAATGACTTTGTTAAAGAAGACTTAAATTTTCATTTTCTAATTGTATCATCAAATCAAAATAAAATGATGATTTCAATCTTTGAAAAGTATAGCTATATTGTAAGATTTCTAGCATCTCATGCTTATTATTACGATGATAGAATGGATTCAGCATTATCTGAACACAAGAAAATCTATGAGGCTATTAAAAACAAAGATCCTAACAAAGCCTACCTTTCAATGTTAAGTCATTTAGATATTCCATATAATTTAAATATGTCAACAATAAAGAAATTATTCAATACATAG
- a CDS encoding BglG family transcription antiterminator, translating to MKSRLFEMLQILVSQQNYPITINEIAQKFSVTERTIRSDIKSINEFLTENNLKTLQVNKNRIIINLSNEEIRKFENINKPIDYYSNSQLRLLDLILSFTFGEVKFIYRKQEEYNISKSTIDSDVKIVRELLEKYHLSLNNQTTKFIEVIGNEKAIRVMVFNVINKIIGVVDITNDAKNQTPERRILFQYLPLKSFLTISDLYNKYIDSDNDVMYKNQTILYLIIWIHRLKNGYKLQGEYFSEEKLDTTFDSLFKEIIEQFDIAISVSEKHYIKLINETLDSESYNEFSEWSRGQIITIDLIEYVQDKLNIEFERKDELFSGLFKHIIKLINRIKNNIQIVNPLTDEIKSNNEKLFNTIKSFKYQEQDYFNNMTDDEIAYLAIYFLVSLSKNRQNNVYIFNAVVFCNYGKATSQLIAHMLEENFNVKVIANLSTDEITLINKLDVDIAFSTINIQLDTIPLLIIDSILIKENYGKIQRFLDIHDDNKRQIKSEIINNNENSQLFTDILQLINKSKGQVNESIYQELIKIFKNNNLYLDAEATLPKIKDVLLEGNIIFNLKAFDWQDAITKTATPLLEKGIINSNYLEAMITAVRLHGPYIAIAPNIALAHSRPNDGVNQLGLSVSKLITPINFGHDSYDPIKIVFCIAPVDSYTHINIMKSIFNLINTENKLQMLTESEGIDDFKRTLIEERDD from the coding sequence ATGAAAAGTCGATTATTTGAAATGCTTCAGATTTTAGTCAGCCAGCAAAATTATCCAATAACTATTAATGAAATTGCTCAAAAATTCTCTGTAACAGAACGGACCATTCGATCTGATATAAAGTCAATTAATGAATTTTTAACAGAGAATAATTTGAAAACGCTTCAAGTTAATAAAAATAGAATTATAATCAATTTATCAAATGAAGAAATCAGAAAGTTTGAAAATATTAACAAACCAATTGATTACTACTCGAATAGTCAATTGAGATTACTAGATTTGATACTATCTTTTACTTTTGGAGAAGTTAAATTTATATATAGAAAACAAGAGGAATACAATATATCGAAGTCGACAATTGATAGTGATGTGAAGATCGTCAGAGAATTACTAGAAAAGTATCATCTTTCTTTAAACAACCAGACAACCAAATTCATTGAGGTTATAGGTAATGAAAAAGCGATTAGAGTAATGGTTTTTAATGTTATAAATAAAATAATTGGTGTAGTTGATATTACGAATGATGCAAAAAATCAAACACCAGAACGAAGGATTCTGTTTCAATATTTACCATTAAAATCTTTTCTAACAATCAGTGATTTATATAATAAATATATAGATAGTGATAATGATGTGATGTATAAAAATCAGACAATCTTATATTTAATAATTTGGATACACCGATTAAAAAATGGATATAAGTTACAAGGTGAATATTTTAGTGAGGAAAAATTAGATACTACCTTTGATAGTTTATTCAAAGAAATAATAGAACAATTTGATATCGCAATAAGTGTATCTGAAAAACATTATATTAAGTTGATTAATGAAACGCTTGATTCGGAGTCATATAATGAATTCTCTGAATGGTCTAGAGGGCAAATTATTACGATAGACTTAATCGAATATGTTCAAGATAAATTAAATATTGAATTTGAGCGAAAAGATGAACTTTTTTCTGGTTTATTTAAACATATTATCAAATTAATTAATAGAATTAAAAATAATATTCAAATTGTAAATCCACTTACTGATGAAATTAAAAGTAATAATGAAAAATTATTCAATACTATTAAATCATTTAAATATCAAGAACAAGATTATTTTAATAATATGACTGATGATGAAATTGCTTATTTGGCAATATACTTTTTAGTTAGTTTAAGTAAGAATCGGCAAAACAATGTATATATATTTAATGCGGTAGTATTTTGTAATTATGGAAAAGCAACAAGTCAGTTAATTGCACATATGTTGGAAGAGAATTTTAACGTAAAAGTGATTGCAAATCTATCAACTGATGAAATAACTTTAATAAATAAACTAGATGTCGATATTGCATTTTCTACAATAAATATACAGTTAGATACAATACCTCTATTAATAATTGACTCAATATTAATAAAAGAGAATTATGGGAAAATACAAAGGTTCTTAGATATTCACGATGATAATAAAAGACAAATAAAAAGTGAAATAATAAACAACAATGAGAATAGTCAGCTTTTTACGGATATTTTACAATTGATTAATAAAAGTAAAGGGCAAGTAAACGAATCAATTTACCAGGAATTAATTAAAATATTTAAAAACAATAATTTATATTTAGATGCTGAAGCAACATTACCAAAAATAAAAGATGTTCTTTTGGAAGGTAACATAATATTTAATTTAAAAGCATTTGATTGGCAAGATGCAATCACTAAAACAGCCACTCCACTTTTAGAAAAAGGAATAATTAATAGTAATTATTTGGAAGCAATGATTACAGCTGTTCGGTTACATGGACCGTATATTGCTATTGCTCCAAACATTGCATTAGCTCATTCCAGACCTAATGATGGTGTTAATCAGTTAGGATTGAGTGTGTCTAAACTGATAACTCCTATAAATTTTGGCCATGATAGTTATGATCCTATTAAGATTGTGTTTTGTATCGCTCCAGTCGATTCATATACACATATTAATATTATGAAAAGTATTTTTAATTTAATCAATACTGAAAATAAGTTACAAATGCTTACAGAAAGCGAAGGTATAGATGATTTTAAACGTACACTGATTGAAGAGAGGGATGATTAA